A genomic window from Vagococcus sp. CY52-2 includes:
- a CDS encoding PTS sugar transporter subunit IIC, whose translation MTKTEETKLTPRLFLNKVLAGTAQGTIIALIPNAVLGAILKYFSQYDIIQMIIHAGLIFQLATPLIIGALIAHQFGLTPTKMMIAGGAAFAGSGVIKFNTDINSYVGAGTGDIINIMITASVAVLMMLYIGSKFGSVEIIAMPIVIGVGAGLIGMIAYPFVTQITVAIGKLINNFTDFQPIVMSILIACSFATLIISPITTVGIGLAIGLNGVSAGAAAMGIAATTIVLVINSWKTNESGVTLAIALGGMKMMMPNLFKYPIILVPVLFTAIISAIPVALLNISGIPQSAGFGLVGLVGPLASLDSGLNIILLIICWFVVPIAAGLLSKFIFEKVLKLYDSKIVFAYQG comes from the coding sequence ATGACAAAAACAGAAGAAACAAAATTAACCCCACGCCTGTTTCTTAATAAGGTTTTAGCTGGTACAGCTCAAGGTACAATTATTGCCTTGATTCCAAACGCGGTATTAGGAGCAATTTTAAAATATTTCTCACAATATGACATTATACAAATGATTATTCATGCTGGATTAATTTTTCAATTAGCAACCCCATTAATCATAGGAGCGTTAATTGCTCATCAATTTGGTTTAACTCCAACAAAAATGATGATTGCTGGAGGTGCTGCTTTTGCGGGATCAGGTGTTATTAAATTTAATACAGATATCAACTCTTATGTAGGTGCAGGTACTGGAGATATTATTAATATTATGATTACTGCATCGGTCGCTGTATTGATGATGTTATACATTGGAAGTAAATTTGGTTCAGTTGAAATTATTGCCATGCCAATTGTTATAGGTGTAGGTGCCGGTTTAATCGGTATGATAGCTTATCCATTTGTAACACAAATTACAGTTGCTATTGGAAAATTAATTAATAATTTTACTGATTTCCAACCAATTGTGATGAGTATTTTAATTGCCTGTTCTTTTGCCACACTGATTATTTCTCCAATTACAACAGTAGGGATTGGACTTGCTATCGGGTTAAATGGTGTATCGGCTGGTGCAGCTGCTATGGGAATAGCAGCGACAACGATTGTATTAGTTATTAATTCATGGAAAACTAATGAATCGGGTGTAACTTTAGCCATTGCATTAGGTGGGATGAAAATGATGATGCCTAACTTATTTAAATATCCAATTATTTTAGTACCGGTGTTATTTACAGCAATTATTTCTGCTATTCCAGTGGCTTTGCTAAATATTTCTGGAATACCTCAATCAGCTGGTTTTGGGCTTGTTGGGTTAGTTGGACCACTTGCTTCACTTGATTCAGGATTAAATATTATTCTATTAATCATATGTTGGTTTGTTGTTCCAATTGCAGCAGGACTTCTGTCAAAATTCATTTTTGAAAAAGTATTAAAACTTTATGACAGTAAAATAGTGTTCGCTTATCAAGGTTAG
- a CDS encoding discoidin domain-containing protein, whose product MHKKRMTHSSMIIMLMSTGLVVSGCSNSKSANDFVYSETPSSKIDRGMDNQPESSYWFPEDFLAWDVTKDSDAKYNVSNIPLAKRVDKKELTPSNDIQDKQTKVVALSIMNSSTSGNAPFGINTFDANVFSYWQYIDQLVYWGGSAGEGIIVPPSPDVIDASHKNGVPVLGTIFFPQTEHGGKIEWLDEFLQKDNKGHFPAVDKMIEVAETYGFDGWFINQETDNLVTSFDDVKDGKETEKTTEDGLTKEHATLMMELIKEFKETAPETLDIMWYDSMTSKGKMDWQNALTDENKSYLVDSQMNPLSDSMFLNFWWNTEKFAKDDLLKESNIKAQKEGIDPYSLYAGIDVQENGYSTPVKWDLFMNEKGKPYTSLGLYVPSWTYASTDNPDDFQMKENIFWVNSQSDPRQAVLPKEGEWPGISTFSIEQTAITSVPFKTNFNLGNGYNYFIDGEKVSSRNWNNRSLQDIMPTYRWEIDHGKGNEGSMSIDYADAYNGGNSLKYRGNMKKNATNTIHLYRTDMTIDKNTKISTTAKANEETELNLVATLKNGKKQVLSPNGAIKEDWTRVTYDTDKLVGKTITDISYEWKTTSDAPDYEFKLGELAMLPKEEKSVMDVKKLTIEDAIFDEEESNFAGVRLTWESDKTDGLSHYDIYQVNDDKSRSFIGATLSTTHYINALERVGESNKTTLEVVPVDVFGKRGKQTETIVLEWPDNSLPKADFTASQTLIAPGKEVTFTNQSTDNADELIWEFEGGDIKSSTKENPVVTFEKEGSYKVKLTAKNKSGESVMEQEKFIVVSEEIKDELEKLSTKDSQVEASSFINDGEAPQFVLDGNLETKWCAVGSAPHDITIDLGAVKTVSQVNMFHAEAGGESPDMNSKAYKIEVSEDGKEFKQVKRVISNAAAETTDTFAPVKAQYVRITLDKPSQGADSAARIYGIDILGM is encoded by the coding sequence ATGCATAAAAAAAGAATGACACACTCATCAATGATTATTATGTTAATGTCGACAGGTTTAGTGGTTTCAGGATGTTCTAATAGTAAATCAGCCAATGACTTTGTCTATTCAGAAACACCATCAAGCAAAATAGATCGTGGGATGGATAATCAACCAGAATCTTCTTATTGGTTCCCGGAAGATTTTTTAGCGTGGGATGTTACTAAAGATTCAGATGCAAAATATAATGTCAGTAATATTCCGTTAGCAAAACGAGTAGATAAAAAAGAATTAACACCATCTAATGATATTCAGGATAAACAAACGAAAGTGGTTGCTTTATCGATTATGAATAGCAGTACAAGTGGTAACGCCCCGTTTGGTATTAATACATTTGATGCCAATGTTTTTTCTTATTGGCAATACATTGATCAGTTGGTTTATTGGGGTGGTTCTGCAGGAGAAGGAATTATTGTTCCACCTAGTCCAGATGTGATTGATGCCTCTCATAAAAATGGCGTGCCGGTTTTAGGAACAATCTTTTTCCCACAAACAGAGCATGGAGGAAAAATTGAATGGCTAGATGAATTTTTACAAAAAGATAATAAAGGTCATTTTCCTGCAGTTGATAAAATGATTGAGGTTGCAGAAACGTATGGATTTGATGGCTGGTTTATCAATCAAGAAACAGATAATCTTGTGACTAGTTTTGATGATGTAAAAGATGGAAAAGAAACAGAGAAGACGACAGAAGATGGTTTAACAAAAGAACATGCTACTTTAATGATGGAGTTAATCAAAGAATTTAAAGAAACAGCACCAGAAACATTAGATATTATGTGGTATGATTCGATGACATCTAAAGGAAAAATGGATTGGCAAAATGCGTTAACAGATGAAAATAAATCGTATCTTGTTGATAGTCAGATGAATCCGTTATCTGATTCCATGTTTTTAAATTTCTGGTGGAATACGGAAAAATTTGCCAAAGATGATTTATTAAAAGAATCGAATATTAAAGCACAAAAAGAAGGGATTGATCCTTATTCACTTTATGCAGGGATTGATGTTCAGGAAAATGGTTACTCAACACCTGTTAAGTGGGATTTATTTATGAATGAAAAAGGGAAACCTTATACATCGTTAGGTCTTTATGTTCCAAGTTGGACGTACGCTTCAACAGATAACCCTGATGATTTCCAAATGAAAGAGAATATTTTTTGGGTAAATTCCCAATCAGATCCAAGACAAGCCGTATTACCAAAAGAGGGCGAATGGCCTGGTATTTCGACATTTTCTATCGAGCAAACAGCGATTACTAGTGTGCCATTTAAAACGAATTTTAATCTAGGAAATGGTTATAATTATTTCATTGATGGGGAAAAAGTCTCTAGTAGAAATTGGAACAATCGAAGTTTACAAGATATCATGCCAACATATCGTTGGGAAATTGATCATGGCAAAGGAAATGAAGGGAGCATGTCGATTGACTATGCCGATGCTTATAACGGAGGGAATTCACTAAAATATCGTGGAAACATGAAGAAAAATGCCACCAATACGATTCATTTATATCGAACAGATATGACCATAGATAAAAATACGAAGATATCTACAACGGCTAAAGCCAATGAAGAAACAGAATTAAATCTGGTTGCAACATTAAAAAATGGTAAAAAACAAGTTCTTAGTCCAAATGGAGCAATTAAGGAAGATTGGACACGAGTGACTTATGACACAGATAAACTAGTTGGAAAAACGATTACTGATATCTCTTATGAGTGGAAAACAACATCAGATGCACCTGATTATGAGTTTAAGTTGGGTGAATTGGCTATGTTACCAAAAGAAGAAAAATCAGTGATGGATGTTAAAAAGTTAACAATAGAAGACGCCATATTTGATGAAGAAGAAAGCAATTTTGCTGGTGTGCGCTTAACGTGGGAATCAGATAAAACAGATGGTCTAAGTCACTATGATATTTATCAAGTGAACGATGATAAGTCTCGCTCCTTTATTGGTGCAACACTATCAACTACTCACTATATCAATGCATTAGAAAGAGTAGGAGAATCGAATAAGACAACCCTTGAAGTTGTGCCAGTTGATGTATTTGGTAAAAGAGGAAAACAGACAGAAACAATCGTTTTGGAATGGCCTGATAATAGTTTGCCAAAAGCCGACTTTACAGCATCACAAACATTAATTGCACCAGGTAAAGAAGTAACATTTACTAATCAATCAACAGATAATGCTGATGAACTTATTTGGGAATTTGAGGGTGGTGACATAAAATCTAGTACTAAAGAAAATCCAGTTGTAACCTTTGAGAAAGAAGGAAGTTATAAAGTTAAATTAACAGCTAAAAATAAATCTGGTGAGTCAGTGATGGAACAAGAAAAATTCATTGTTGTGAGCGAAGAAATCAAAGATGAACTTGAAAAGTTATCGACAAAAGACAGTCAAGTTGAAGCATCATCATTTATCAATGATGGTGAAGCCCCACAATTTGTTTTAGACGGTAATTTAGAGACAAAATGGTGTGCAGTTGGCTCAGCACCACATGATATTACAATTGATTTAGGTGCTGTTAAAACAGTAAGCCAAGTAAACATGTTCCATGCAGAAGCAGGTGGAGAAAGTCCAGATATGAACTCAAAAGCTTATAAAATCGAAGTGAGTGAAGATGGAAAAGAGTTCAAACAAGTTAAGCGTGTTATTAGTAATGCTGCTGCTGAAACAACAGATACCTTTGCACCAGTTAAAGCACAGTATGTTCGAATTACACTTGATAAACCAAGTCAAGGTGCCGATTCAGCTGCCAGAATTTATGGTATTGATATTTTGGGTATGTAA
- a CDS encoding ABC-F family ATP-binding cassette domain-containing protein — MSILEIDDLKYELPDKMLYENGSLRLNKGEHLGLTGKNGAGKSTLLKMIQGEIMPDEGRIVWQNNITISYLEQQLTYSEGDTMFDYLKQAFSHLYKMSDDIQEMYEEYATTYDDELLETIGKKQEKLEASDFYSIETQIEQVANGLGLTAIGLDKEVAKLSGGQRSKVSLAKLLLEKADVFLLDEPTNYLDVSHIDWLSDYLNQLDSTYIVISHDRDFLNKVTTCICDIDYHTLTKYNGNLEAAMKQKQAKAEQHQRDYEKQQKEIDKLEAYVRKYKAGSRSNMAKSREKQLNKIDRLAAPPSGKPGKFEFPYEMSHSHLVLETNDLSVGYEFPLLEDINFRLHKGEKIAIKGFNGIGKSTLLKTLIGEIDKLSGTIEISRDVKINYFSQDLNWEHPNQSAIDWLQVVHPKLSNKEVRRVLSKSGINDDNMSKPLSQLSGGEQCKVKLCHLTLIKSNLLVLDEPTNHLDQQSKDALKETLNQFEGTVLLVSHEMDFLEDLVDQVYDVALGKMM; from the coding sequence GTGAGTATTTTAGAGATTGATGACTTAAAGTATGAATTACCAGATAAGATGCTTTATGAAAATGGATCACTTCGTTTAAATAAGGGTGAACATCTTGGTTTAACAGGAAAAAATGGGGCAGGAAAATCAACTTTATTAAAAATGATTCAGGGTGAGATTATGCCTGATGAAGGTCGAATTGTTTGGCAAAATAACATCACGATTTCTTATTTGGAGCAACAATTAACCTATAGTGAAGGTGACACAATGTTTGATTATTTAAAGCAAGCATTTAGTCATTTATATAAAATGAGTGATGACATCCAAGAGATGTATGAAGAATATGCCACAACGTATGATGATGAGTTGCTTGAAACAATTGGGAAAAAACAAGAAAAACTTGAAGCCAGTGACTTTTATTCAATAGAAACACAAATCGAACAAGTTGCAAATGGACTAGGATTGACTGCAATTGGTTTAGATAAAGAAGTGGCTAAGTTAAGTGGTGGACAACGTTCGAAAGTTAGTTTGGCAAAATTATTACTAGAAAAAGCAGACGTCTTTTTACTAGATGAGCCGACAAACTACCTAGATGTTTCACATATTGACTGGCTATCAGATTATTTAAATCAATTAGATAGTACCTATATCGTAATTTCTCATGATAGAGACTTTTTAAACAAAGTAACGACATGTATTTGTGATATTGATTACCATACGTTGACGAAATACAATGGTAATCTAGAAGCTGCAATGAAACAAAAACAAGCAAAAGCAGAACAACATCAAAGAGATTATGAAAAACAACAAAAAGAAATTGATAAATTGGAAGCTTATGTAAGAAAGTACAAAGCCGGAAGTCGTTCGAATATGGCCAAAAGTCGTGAGAAACAATTAAATAAAATTGATAGACTAGCTGCGCCACCAAGTGGTAAACCAGGTAAATTTGAATTTCCGTATGAAATGAGTCATAGTCATTTAGTTCTTGAAACAAATGATTTATCAGTAGGATATGAGTTTCCTTTATTAGAAGACATTAATTTCAGACTTCATAAGGGTGAGAAAATTGCGATTAAAGGATTTAATGGGATTGGTAAATCAACCTTATTAAAAACGTTAATCGGTGAGATAGATAAGCTATCGGGAACGATTGAAATTAGTCGTGACGTGAAGATTAATTACTTTTCACAAGATTTAAATTGGGAACACCCAAACCAGTCAGCAATTGATTGGTTACAAGTTGTTCATCCAAAACTATCTAATAAAGAAGTGCGTAGAGTTCTTTCTAAAAGTGGCATTAATGATGATAACATGAGTAAACCGTTATCCCAACTTAGTGGGGGAGAGCAGTGTAAAGTGAAATTGTGTCATTTGACTTTAATTAAGAGTAACTTATTAGTACTTGATGAACCAACAAACCATTTGGATCAACAAAGCAAAGATGCATTAAAAGAAACACTGAATCAATTTGAAGGAACTGTGTTACTTGTTTCTCACGAAATGGACTTTTTGGAAGACTTAGTAGATCAAGTTTATGATGTTGCGTTAGGAAAAATGATGTAA
- a CDS encoding 2-dehydropantoate 2-reductase has translation MNIVIAGAGAMGSRFGIMLKQAGENVILVDGWQQHIDEINQNGLKANFNGEEITEFIPAYNQNDLSEVEFSADLVILFTKAMQLDNMLQSLDNMLGKDTIVLCLLNGIGHEDVIKKYVDYDNILLGNTMWTAGMEGPGKVTLFGNGSIDLQNLGEGKEDVAQKVADVLTNADLNARVSQDILTSIYRKACVNGTMNGLCTILDSNMADFGDTSSANTIIKKIVSEFLAVARVENVFLDEEAVIEQINGCFNRETIGLHHPSMYQDLVINNRLTEIDYINGAIVRKGKEYGIETPYCEFLTLLIHSKEEIVGAK, from the coding sequence ATGAATATAGTAATAGCAGGTGCAGGAGCAATGGGTAGCCGTTTTGGTATTATGTTAAAACAAGCAGGAGAAAATGTTATTTTAGTTGATGGTTGGCAACAACACATTGACGAGATTAACCAAAATGGATTAAAAGCCAATTTTAATGGAGAAGAAATAACAGAATTTATCCCAGCTTATAATCAAAATGACTTGTCAGAGGTTGAATTTTCAGCTGATTTAGTTATTTTATTTACTAAAGCAATGCAACTAGATAACATGCTTCAATCACTTGATAATATGTTAGGTAAAGATACCATCGTGTTATGCCTGTTAAATGGTATTGGGCATGAAGATGTGATTAAAAAATATGTAGATTATGACAATATTTTGCTTGGAAATACAATGTGGACAGCTGGTATGGAAGGACCAGGTAAAGTGACTTTATTTGGTAACGGAAGTATTGATCTACAAAATTTGGGTGAAGGTAAAGAAGATGTGGCACAAAAAGTAGCTGACGTGTTAACGAATGCAGATCTAAATGCTAGAGTATCTCAAGATATTTTAACGTCAATTTATCGAAAAGCATGTGTAAATGGTACGATGAATGGGCTTTGTACTATTTTAGATTCTAATATGGCAGATTTTGGTGATACATCAAGTGCTAATACAATCATTAAAAAAATTGTTTCTGAATTTTTAGCGGTTGCTCGTGTTGAAAATGTTTTTTTAGATGAAGAAGCTGTTATTGAACAAATTAATGGTTGTTTTAATAGAGAGACAATTGGTTTACACCATCCTTCAATGTATCAAGATTTAGTTATTAATAATCGTTTAACAGAAATTGATTACATCAATGGTGCAATTGTTCGTAAAGGAAAAGAATATGGTATAGAAACACCTTATTGTGAATTTTTAACTTTATTAATTCATTCCAAAGAAGAAATTGTTGGAGCAAAATAA